A region of the Clostridium estertheticum subsp. estertheticum genome:
ATAAAAATACTTAATGGAAAAAGCAATCATCTTAAAAAGTTTAATGATAAATTATCTAAGCTCGTAAAAAGTAGCTTAAAACAAAGTAAATCTATGATTATATTCATGGGGAATATAACATTTATTAATAATTTTGGATCTCTTTTGGTATTACTTATTGCAGGAATTTTGATTTTAAAGGGAGAATTTACAGTAGGATTATACACATCTTTTTCTTTATATATAACTAAGGTTTTTAGTAGCATTCAAGGAATAGGTACTATGGGAACTATGATAAAGCCAGTATGTCTAAGTATTGAGAGGGTTTACGAACTTTTAGATATGGATGATGAAAATAGTGGTAAAAACCAAAACTTAAATGAAGAAATTAAGAGTATTAAATTTGAAAATGTGGCTTTTAAATATAAAAACAATATAAAAAATGTGCTTAATGATATAAATTTCGAAATAATTAAAGGCGAAAAAGTTCTTATTAAAGGGGAAAATGGTTCGGGTAAATCTACAATTATAAAATTACTGCTAGGCTTATATAATCCAGTAGAGGGTAGAATATTATGCAACAATATAGATATGTCTACGGTTAACACCAAAAGTTTAAGGGAAAGAATAGGCATTGTATCTCAGAGTATATTTCTATTTAAGGGAACTGTTTTAGCTAATATATTGTATGGGCAAACTAAAAAGAAACTTAAAGACGTGGAAGAACTTATAAAAAAATTAGGACTTCAGGAATATATTAATAGATTACCTAAAGGTTTGGACACTGAAATAACTCAGAACAATTCTGGAATTTCAGGTGGACAGGCACAGGTTATAGCTTTCATAAGAGTTATCCTTTCTAATAAGGATGTAATAATTTTAGATGAACCAATTTCAAATGTAGATGTTGAAACAAGAGACTTAATTCTAGGTATTTTAAGGGACAAGGATTATGAAGGAACATTAATTGTTGTTTCTCACGTCATAGAAGGTATGGATTTTCTTAATAGAATCATTGAAATATGATAATGATTTGAAAATTAATAATTTATAGGTTTAATATACATATTTATTTAATTAAAACACATATTGACAATTAAGGCGATTTAGAATACAATAGTTTTAAATTAAAAACTATGACGAGGAAAAGTAAATATTAGGCTGCTTTAAGAGAGAGAAACTCATCGGCTGTAAAGTTTCTTAAGCAAGCAATGTTGAAAACCACCTCTGAGTTGATTACTGAACTTAAGTAAGTATTTCCGCTAGCCGGCGTTAATGGTGTTGAGTGATAGAAGCGTTTTTAATTATGCTTTTGTAATTTGGGTGGAATTGGGACAAAAGATGTCCCTAAATCGAGATAAAACTCGTCCCTTACTTTGGGACGGGTTTATTATTTTTTGAAGGAGGAATATTTATGTTGAAAATTGTAATGAAAGATGGCACTGTAATAAATTCTAATGAAGAAGAAGGAAGAAGGGCACTTAGACACACCGCCTCT
Encoded here:
- a CDS encoding ABC transporter ATP-binding protein, translated to MGKISSLLKLTPFIKKHKLVFIAGIIGMLLGSVIATPIPYIIGIIMDKVLIAKKGYNQLYYYIGIIAVFYVLRYFISIFSNYMFVKINNLVVNELRCTVMDKVMELPMSYLANTEKGYVQSRIAECSTVGSIFSPSYVGIVLSLTDAVLALVTMFAINYKLSIVILILTPLFFFSSKMSMGNFMKNTKEMLEYNATLNGECFEIINGIEDIKILNGKSNHLKKFNDKLSKLVKSSLKQSKSMIIFMGNITFINNFGSLLVLLIAGILILKGEFTVGLYTSFSLYITKVFSSIQGIGTMGTMIKPVCLSIERVYELLDMDDENSGKNQNLNEEIKSIKFENVAFKYKNNIKNVLNDINFEIIKGEKVLIKGENGSGKSTIIKLLLGLYNPVEGRILCNNIDMSTVNTKSLRERIGIVSQSIFLFKGTVLANILYGQTKKKLKDVEELIKKLGLQEYINRLPKGLDTEITQNNSGISGGQAQVIAFIRVILSNKDVIILDEPISNVDVETRDLILGILRDKDYEGTLIVVSHVIEGMDFLNRIIEI